In Nevskiales bacterium, the following are encoded in one genomic region:
- a CDS encoding Zn-ribbon domain-containing OB-fold protein, producing the protein MSEPTEPAAEAAPKPTRIAPIVTPDAKSFWAAADREEFIGQKCSDCGRFRFPPRPMCPHCHSLAREEVPLSGRGTVYTWAVPRHPPPFGFREPPIIAVIALEEGIRMVSNVVGVKIEDMRHDMPVEVTFEPTMGNHKVPVFRPRR; encoded by the coding sequence ATGTCCGAACCCACCGAACCCGCGGCCGAGGCCGCGCCCAAGCCGACGCGCATCGCGCCGATCGTCACGCCGGATGCCAAGAGCTTCTGGGCGGCGGCCGACCGCGAGGAATTCATCGGCCAGAAGTGCAGCGACTGCGGCAGGTTCCGCTTCCCGCCGCGGCCGATGTGTCCGCACTGCCACAGCCTCGCGCGCGAGGAGGTGCCGCTGTCCGGGCGCGGCACGGTCTATACCTGGGCGGTGCCGCGGCATCCGCCGCCGTTCGGCTTCCGCGAGCCGCCGATCATCGCCGTGATCGCGCTGGAAGAGGGCATCCGCATGGTATCCAACGTGGTCGGCGTCAAGATCGAAGACATGCGGCACGACATGCCGGTGGAAGTGACCTTCGAGCCGACCATGGGCAATCACAAGGTGCCGGTGTTCCGCCCCCGTCGATGA